In a single window of the Flavobacterium ammoniigenes genome:
- a CDS encoding VWA domain-containing protein codes for MELDEKKYLYLLFLLPLLVLVFLFNMYWKRKKQREFGDLELVQRLSPESSVFKPILKLAVLLLALTALIFGLVNPKIGTKMETVKREGIDIVFAIDVSKSMLCEDVAPNRLDKSKQLVSQIINQLGNDRIGIVAYAGSSFPVLPITTDYSVAKMFLQSMNTDMVSSVGTSLDEAIKLSATYFDDKKTSKLLILVSDGEDHSEGAEAAAEEANKLGIKIITIGVGTPNGGTIPLRRNGVMEGLKRDSNNEVVITKLNSESLTAIAKATKGGYANGANTKEVIDYVKNALNNIEKTEFEATQMADFQSQFQWFLGFAFLLLFADVFLLERKTKWVNRLNLFNEKEK; via the coding sequence ATGGAATTAGACGAAAAAAAATATTTGTACTTACTTTTTCTATTGCCACTTTTGGTGCTAGTTTTTCTTTTCAATATGTATTGGAAAAGAAAAAAACAACGCGAATTTGGTGATTTAGAATTGGTACAACGGTTAAGTCCTGAAAGTTCCGTATTCAAACCAATTCTAAAGTTAGCGGTACTGCTTTTAGCTTTAACAGCTTTGATTTTTGGCTTGGTGAATCCAAAAATTGGAACCAAAATGGAAACCGTAAAGCGTGAAGGAATCGACATTGTTTTTGCGATAGATGTTTCTAAAAGTATGTTGTGCGAAGATGTAGCGCCCAATCGTTTGGACAAAAGCAAGCAATTGGTTTCTCAAATTATCAATCAATTAGGCAATGATAGAATTGGGATTGTGGCCTATGCAGGAAGTTCGTTTCCAGTATTACCCATAACTACAGATTACAGTGTAGCCAAAATGTTCTTGCAAAGTATGAATACCGATATGGTTTCGTCTGTCGGAACTTCGTTGGACGAAGCGATTAAATTGTCGGCAACCTATTTTGATGATAAAAAAACAAGTAAATTATTGATTCTAGTTTCAGACGGAGAAGACCACTCAGAAGGTGCCGAAGCTGCTGCGGAAGAAGCTAATAAATTAGGTATTAAAATCATTACAATTGGTGTTGGAACTCCAAATGGGGGTACTATTCCATTGCGACGAAATGGCGTGATGGAGGGCTTAAAAAGGGATAGCAATAACGAAGTGGTGATTACCAAATTGAACTCCGAAAGTTTGACGGCTATTGCAAAAGCGACCAAAGGCGGTTATGCCAATGGTGCCAATACTAAAGAGGTTATTGATTATGTGAAAAACGCTTTGAATAATATAGAGAAAACCGAATTTGAAGCCACCCAAATGGCCGATTTTCAATCGCAATTTCAGTGGTTTCTAGGTTTTGCCTTCCTGTTATTATTTGCTGATGTTTTTCTATTGGAACGCAAAACTAAATGGGTAAACCGACTCAATTTGTTTAATGAAAAGGAAAAATAA
- a CDS encoding tetratricopeptide repeat protein — MKRKNKMMKKVFVSILLVFSLAITAQEKDALLPKANEEFAAKKYADAEANYRISHSKFPRRTVAYYNLGNAIYRQNQFSESKIAFANALKNIKTYPQKHKAFHNLGNVFMKEKNYSQAVEAYKNALRNNPQDEETRYNYALAKKMLKDNPPKDDKNKDKNKDKNKDKKDDKKDGENKDKDKNKDKKDDKKDGDKDKNKSDKKDDPSKNQGQPKPNPGGISQQRVQNLLDAVNNEEKKVQNKVNAQKVKGKPVQTEKDW, encoded by the coding sequence ATGAAAAGGAAAAATAAAATGATGAAAAAGGTATTTGTATCGATTTTGCTCGTGTTTTCTTTGGCAATTACAGCCCAAGAGAAAGATGCTCTTTTGCCCAAAGCGAATGAAGAATTTGCTGCAAAAAAGTATGCCGATGCCGAAGCGAATTACCGAATCTCACATTCTAAATTCCCAAGAAGAACTGTTGCGTATTACAATTTAGGAAATGCCATTTACCGACAAAATCAGTTTTCGGAATCCAAGATTGCTTTTGCCAATGCCTTAAAAAACATCAAAACCTATCCTCAAAAACACAAAGCGTTTCACAACTTAGGAAATGTTTTTATGAAGGAGAAAAATTATTCGCAAGCGGTCGAAGCCTATAAAAATGCGCTTCGCAATAATCCACAAGACGAAGAAACACGTTACAATTATGCTTTGGCAAAGAAAATGCTAAAAGACAATCCGCCGAAAGACGACAAGAATAAAGATAAAAATAAGGACAAGAACAAAGACAAAAAGGACGACAAGAAAGACGGCGAGAATAAAGATAAGGATAAGAACAAAGATAAAAAAGACGATAAGAAAGACGGCGATAAGGATAAAAACAAGTCGGATAAAAAAGACGATCCTTCTAAAAATCAAGGGCAGCCAAAACCAAATCCTGGCGGAATTTCGCAGCAACGCGTTCAGAATTTATTAGATGCGGTGAACAATGAAGAAAAGAAAGTTCAGAATAAAGTCAATGCTCAAAAAGTAAAAGGAAAACCAGTTCAAACAGAAAAAGATTGGTAA
- a CDS encoding vWA domain-containing protein, protein MEKLSFLNPEFFWLLLLIPAAAAWLYLKRNQQTATLKISSTAGFTGSKSFFVRLYPFLGVFRLLALTALIVAMARPRTVDISNKTKTTKGIDIVMAIDVSGSMLAKDLKPNRMEALKKVAASFVEERPNDRIGLVVYASEAYTKTPVTSDKAIIQQAIESIKYDNVLQDGTGIGMGLATAVNRLKDSKAKSKVIILLTDGVNNAGFIEPETASDIAKQYGIKVYTVGIGTNGMAEFPYAIAPNGQFLFRMMQVEIDEQLMKNIARKTDGKYFRATSNTKLEEIYAAINKLETTEIEELKFYDYDEKYRPFVWLAGFLLLLELGLRNTVYRSFI, encoded by the coding sequence ATGGAAAAACTAAGCTTTTTAAATCCAGAATTTTTTTGGCTGTTGCTATTGATTCCAGCAGCAGCGGCTTGGTTGTATTTGAAAAGGAACCAACAAACGGCGACCTTGAAAATAAGTTCGACTGCTGGTTTTACAGGTTCTAAATCATTTTTTGTAAGACTGTATCCATTTTTAGGAGTGTTTCGCTTATTGGCTTTAACTGCATTAATTGTAGCCATGGCAAGACCAAGAACCGTAGATATTAGCAACAAAACGAAGACCACAAAAGGGATTGACATTGTAATGGCGATTGACGTCTCGGGGAGTATGTTGGCCAAGGATTTGAAACCCAATCGTATGGAGGCTTTGAAAAAAGTAGCGGCAAGTTTTGTTGAGGAAAGACCAAACGATCGAATTGGGTTAGTAGTGTATGCTTCTGAAGCCTATACTAAAACTCCGGTGACAAGTGACAAAGCGATTATCCAACAAGCGATAGAAAGTATCAAATACGATAATGTGTTGCAAGACGGAACTGGAATCGGGATGGGATTGGCGACAGCCGTAAACCGTTTGAAAGACAGTAAAGCCAAAAGTAAAGTGATTATTCTATTGACTGATGGTGTCAACAATGCTGGGTTTATTGAACCTGAAACCGCTTCGGATATTGCAAAACAATACGGAATCAAAGTATACACAGTAGGGATTGGTACGAATGGAATGGCCGAATTTCCGTATGCGATAGCGCCAAACGGACAATTTTTATTCCGCATGATGCAGGTAGAAATTGATGAACAGTTGATGAAAAATATTGCTCGCAAAACCGACGGGAAATATTTTAGAGCGACGAGTAATACTAAATTGGAAGAAATATATGCCGCCATCAATAAACTTGAAACTACTGAAATTGAAGAGTTGAAATTTTACGATTACGATGAAAAATACAGACCCTTTGTTTGGTTAGCTGGATTTTTATTGTTGTTAGAATTAGGATTGCGAAATACGGTATACCGATCATTTATTTAA
- a CDS encoding BatD family protein, whose amino-acid sequence MKKYILLLLISFQGLLAQVQFEAKVSRNSLGLNERLRVDFIMNVDGDNFVQPNFEGFRVIAGPSQQISQSWINGRSSFEKIYSYFLLPLQKGNLVIKQAVIEFNGQLYKTAPIRVIVTNPVQQQADPNDPNAPQISADNNIYLVADISKTNPYINEPITVVYKLYFSYNIGITNWRELDKPKYNDFWSQNIDIKQLVAEEGMFKGQRYRFVTLRKTVLYPQKSGRLKIETLALDIDVQLPTNRRDMFGRVMITEGNKRVSAGTKTITVKPLPEAGKPEGFTGAVGNFDFKVTPTKTNLKNGESLDLVVSVSGKGNLKLFDLPKPVAPNALEMYDAVHKEQVNTGLSGMTGKIVDSYTIVPQYKGKYPIKPMQFSYFDLGSGTYKTISSEEIVINVLDGPSANQAVDSTNGGNKNKIEKLEQFKFIKLKTELVSSKRHDFFGSLWYYLLLLLPFIALPILVLLRKRKEALDGDVTGNRIRMNNRLAKKYLSEAKKQINNKEPFYVALEKAMHNFLKAKLHIETSEMSKDNIQELLLSRNANPEVVADFIALTENCEFARYAPASSTSIQNDFDKAVEIISELEKQI is encoded by the coding sequence ATGAAAAAATACATACTACTATTATTAATCAGTTTTCAAGGACTTCTGGCTCAAGTACAATTTGAGGCAAAAGTTAGCAGAAACTCGCTCGGTCTTAACGAAAGACTACGAGTAGATTTTATAATGAATGTAGACGGTGATAATTTTGTACAACCCAATTTCGAAGGCTTTCGAGTAATTGCTGGACCGAGTCAGCAAATTAGTCAATCGTGGATTAACGGTCGAAGTTCATTTGAAAAAATATATTCCTATTTTTTATTGCCTTTGCAAAAAGGGAATTTAGTAATCAAACAAGCGGTGATTGAGTTCAATGGCCAATTGTATAAAACTGCTCCAATTAGAGTTATTGTAACCAATCCTGTACAGCAACAAGCCGATCCTAACGATCCGAATGCACCACAAATTTCAGCCGACAATAACATTTACCTCGTAGCGGATATTTCTAAGACCAATCCGTACATCAATGAACCGATTACAGTAGTCTATAAATTATATTTCAGCTACAATATTGGCATCACGAATTGGCGCGAATTGGACAAACCAAAATACAATGATTTTTGGAGTCAGAATATCGACATCAAACAATTGGTTGCCGAAGAAGGCATGTTTAAAGGACAACGCTATCGCTTTGTTACTCTTAGAAAAACTGTCCTATATCCTCAAAAATCGGGACGTCTAAAAATCGAAACTTTAGCTCTTGATATTGATGTGCAATTGCCAACCAATCGTAGAGATATGTTTGGTAGAGTCATGATTACCGAAGGCAATAAGCGGGTTTCGGCAGGTACCAAAACAATTACAGTAAAACCACTTCCTGAAGCGGGAAAACCAGAAGGATTTACAGGAGCAGTGGGTAACTTTGATTTCAAAGTAACGCCAACAAAAACCAATTTGAAAAACGGTGAAAGTTTGGATTTGGTCGTAAGTGTTAGTGGAAAAGGAAATTTGAAATTATTTGATTTGCCTAAACCAGTAGCGCCTAATGCACTCGAAATGTATGATGCGGTTCACAAAGAGCAAGTTAATACAGGCTTGTCGGGAATGACCGGAAAAATAGTAGACAGCTACACCATTGTGCCACAATACAAAGGAAAATACCCAATCAAACCAATGCAGTTTAGCTATTTTGATTTGGGTTCAGGAACTTATAAAACCATTTCATCAGAAGAAATAGTTATCAATGTCTTGGATGGACCTAGTGCGAATCAGGCTGTAGATTCAACTAATGGAGGCAATAAAAATAAAATTGAAAAACTAGAACAATTCAAATTTATCAAACTAAAAACCGAATTAGTTTCCTCTAAGCGACATGATTTCTTTGGGTCCTTATGGTATTATTTATTATTACTCCTGCCATTTATAGCCTTGCCAATTTTAGTGCTATTGCGAAAAAGAAAAGAAGCGTTGGATGGCGATGTAACTGGAAACAGAATCCGAATGAACAACCGATTGGCTAAGAAATATTTGTCTGAGGCCAAAAAACAAATCAATAATAAAGAGCCATTTTATGTGGCTTTGGAAAAAGCAATGCACAATTTCTTGAAAGCCAAATTGCACATTGAAACTTCAGAAATGAGTAAAGATAATATTCAAGAATTGTTGTTGTCTCGCAATGCCAATCCAGAAG